From Methylocystis sp. ATCC 49242, one genomic window encodes:
- the ihfB gene encoding integration host factor subunit beta: protein MIKSELIQRIARRNGHLYQRDVETIVSTILDEITAALARGDRVELRGFGAFSVKKRDARTGRNPRTGAQVSVQEKSVPFFKTGKEMRERLNENYQG from the coding sequence ATGATTAAGTCCGAACTCATTCAGCGGATCGCGCGTCGCAACGGCCATCTTTATCAGCGCGACGTCGAGACCATCGTCAGCACGATTCTCGACGAGATCACCGCCGCGCTCGCCCGCGGCGATCGAGTCGAATTGCGTGGCTTCGGCGCCTTCTCGGTCAAGAAGCGCGACGCCCGCACGGGGCGCAACCCGCGCACGGGCGCTCAGGTTTCCGTGCAGGAGAAGAGCGTGCCCTTCTTCAAGACGGGCAAGGAAATGCGCGAGCGCCTGAACGAAAACTACCAGGGCTGA
- the sppA gene encoding signal peptide peptidase SppA yields MSAPTDYLIDRRRMRRKLAWWRAAALVAFGAAGLFAATKFSDGDSADKLTPHIARLSLQGMITGDRDTIDLIKKIGDSNQARALLLTIESPGGTTTGSEKLYEELRRVSEKKPVVAVVGTLAASGAYIAALAADEIVARGNSLVGSIGVLFQFPNFYKLLDSWGVKVEEVKSSPLKATPNGYEPTSEAAKAAIASLVSDSYAWFKNLVKERRNLSDEELAKVSDGRVFTARQGLPLKLVDKIGGEREAVAWLETNKNIAKDLPVRDWKKKTSLERLNLVESAAKMARAVGFDSFAGALEQVARAERGGSLDGLLAIWQGFDAQ; encoded by the coding sequence ATGTCGGCTCCGACGGACTATTTGATCGATCGTCGCCGCATGCGGCGAAAACTCGCCTGGTGGCGCGCGGCGGCGCTCGTCGCCTTTGGCGCTGCGGGGCTTTTCGCCGCGACGAAATTCTCCGACGGCGATTCGGCCGACAAGCTCACGCCGCACATCGCCCGCCTTTCGTTGCAGGGCATGATCACCGGCGACAGGGACACGATCGATCTGATCAAGAAGATCGGCGACTCGAACCAGGCCAGAGCGCTCCTGCTGACGATCGAAAGTCCGGGCGGCACGACGACCGGCTCGGAAAAACTCTATGAAGAGTTGCGACGCGTGAGCGAGAAAAAGCCCGTCGTCGCCGTGGTCGGCACGCTTGCCGCCTCCGGGGCCTATATAGCGGCGCTGGCCGCGGACGAGATCGTGGCGCGCGGCAATTCGCTCGTCGGGTCGATCGGCGTGCTGTTCCAGTTTCCCAATTTCTACAAGCTCCTCGACTCCTGGGGCGTGAAGGTCGAGGAGGTGAAGTCATCGCCGCTGAAGGCGACGCCGAACGGCTATGAGCCGACGAGCGAAGCGGCGAAGGCGGCGATTGCGAGCCTCGTCTCGGACTCCTACGCCTGGTTCAAGAATCTCGTGAAGGAGCGTCGAAACCTCAGCGACGAGGAACTCGCGAAGGTTTCCGACGGCCGCGTCTTCACCGCGCGGCAGGGTTTGCCGCTGAAACTCGTCGACAAGATCGGCGGCGAACGCGAGGCCGTCGCCTGGCTCGAGACCAATAAGAACATCGCCAAGGATCTGCCTGTTCGCGACTGGAAAAAGAAGACCAGTCTCGAACGCCTCAACCTCGTCGAGAGCGCTGCGAAAATGGCCCGCGCCGTCGGGTTCGACTCTTTCGCCGGAGCTCTCGAGCAGGTTGCGCGCGCCGAAAGAGGCGGCAGTCTTGACGGGTTATTGGCGATTTGGCAGGGTTTCGACGCGCAGTGA
- a CDS encoding LapA family protein — MKSVLRIIVFVPLALIILFFAMANRGQVRIGLDPFAPNDGSGPSFEAPMFLVVLVSMAIGVLAGGASSWLGHLPVRRAARVARAEAKKTRLEIEKLRQQALASLPSEPETKGGRR, encoded by the coding sequence ATGAAATCCGTCCTGCGCATCATCGTCTTTGTTCCGCTGGCGCTGATCATCCTTTTCTTCGCGATGGCCAATCGCGGCCAGGTGCGGATCGGCCTCGATCCATTCGCGCCCAACGACGGCTCCGGCCCGTCTTTCGAGGCGCCGATGTTCCTCGTTGTCCTCGTCTCGATGGCGATTGGCGTTCTCGCCGGCGGCGCCTCGTCCTGGCTCGGCCATCTGCCGGTGCGACGCGCCGCGCGGGTGGCGCGCGCGGAAGCGAAAAAGACCCGGCTGGAGATCGAAAAGCTGCGCCAGCAGGCGCTCGCCAGCCTGCCTTCGGAGCCGGAAACGAAGGGCGGCCGGCGATAG
- a CDS encoding DEAD/DEAH box helicase, with protein sequence MMVTAYQAKYFAHDLTRRAALGLDRLTMSLFDAAVDLNPHQIEAALFALESPLSQGVLLADEVGLGKTIEAGIVLCQFWAERKRRLLVICPASLRKQWALELSEKFNLPTKVLDSRSFKDDVGRGVAPLNEKAVLIVSYNYANAIREELRAISWDLVVVDEAHKLRNAYRPSNKVGQGIRWATDGSRKLLLTATPLQNSLVELYGLSTLIDEHIFGEINAMNSGGKVYH encoded by the coding sequence ATGATGGTCACTGCCTATCAAGCCAAATATTTTGCGCACGATCTCACGCGTCGGGCAGCGCTAGGCCTCGATCGCCTAACGATGTCGCTCTTTGACGCAGCGGTCGACCTAAATCCGCATCAGATCGAAGCGGCCCTCTTCGCGCTAGAGTCGCCGCTTTCCCAAGGCGTTTTGCTCGCCGACGAAGTCGGGCTTGGAAAAACCATTGAGGCTGGAATCGTCCTTTGCCAGTTCTGGGCCGAGCGGAAGCGTCGCCTGCTTGTTATCTGTCCGGCATCCCTCAGGAAACAGTGGGCTTTGGAGCTCAGCGAGAAATTCAATCTTCCCACCAAGGTCTTAGATTCGCGGTCTTTCAAGGACGATGTCGGACGTGGGGTCGCTCCGTTAAACGAAAAGGCGGTTCTGATCGTTTCGTATAATTACGCGAATGCTATCCGCGAGGAGCTGAGAGCGATCTCCTGGGATCTCGTTGTTGTCGATGAAGCGCATAAGCTTCGTAATGCCTATAGACCCAGTAACAAGGTCGGCCAGGGTATTCGCTGGGCGACCGACGGCAGCAGGAAATTGCTCCTGACGGCCACGCCGCTCCAGAACTCCTTGGTCGAACTTTATGGGCTGTCGACACTGATCGACGAGCATATTTTCGGAGAAATCAATGCTATGAACAGCGGCGGCAAAGTGTACCACTGA